The proteins below are encoded in one region of Sminthopsis crassicaudata isolate SCR6 chromosome 1, ASM4859323v1, whole genome shotgun sequence:
- the LOC141546125 gene encoding olfactory receptor 7D4-like, translating to MPFSFLFLSRKINQVVPENQTQFNEFILLRFSEKPEQQGLLFGLFLGIYLVTVVGNILIMLAISSDSHLHTPMYFFLSNLSFVDFCMISTTVPKMLVSILTENKAILYADCLAQMYFFMAFAALDNFLLAAMAYDRFVAICHPLRYTVIMNPRLCGLLVLLSWIISILNTLLLILNVKQLSFCTDQEIQHFFCDLAEVLKLSCSDTFITYVLLYFAAGLLGMIPLTGILFSYAQIFTSILKIPSAQGKYKAFSTCGSHLSVVSLFYGTGLGVYLCALVTHSSWKKTIASAMYAVITPMLNPFIYALRNKDIKNALRKLISRIFSSKR from the coding sequence ATGcccttctcatttctctttctcagcAGAAAAATCAACCAAGTAGTCCCAGAAAACCAAACACAATTCAATGAATTTATCCTTCTGCGATTTTCTGAGAAACCAGAGCAGCAGGGGCTCCTCTTTGGGCTTTTTTTGGGCATATACTTGGTCACAGTAGTTGGAAACATCCTCATAATGTTGGCTATTAGCTCTGACTCTCACCTCCACACCCCTATGTACTTCTTCCTTTCCAACTTGTCCTTTGTGGATTTCTGTATGATATCTACCACAGTTCCCAAGATGTTAGTAAGCATCTTGACAGAAAACAAGGCCATCCTCTATGCTGACTGTCTTGCCCAGATGTACTTCTTTATGGCTTTTGCTGCTTTGGACAATTTCCTCCTCGCTGCAATGGCCTATGATCGTTTTGTGGCTATCTGTCACCCTCTACGCTATACAGTTATCATGAATCCTAGGCTGTGTGGCCTGCTGGTGCTGctttcctggataataagcatTCTAAATACTCTTCTTCTCATTCTGAATGTAAAACAACTCTCCTTCTGCACAGACCAGGAAATCCAGCACTTCTTTTGTGATCTTGCTGAGGTTCTGAAACTCTCTTGTTCTGATACTTTTATCACTTATGTCTTGCTATATTTTGCTGCTGGATTACTGGGTATGATACCTTTAACAGGGATCCTCTTCTCTTATGCTCAGATCTTTACTTCTATTTTGAAAATCCCATCTGCTCAAGGTAAGTATAAAGCCTTTTCTACTTGTGGATCTCATCTCTCTGTTGTTTCCTTATTCTATGGTACAGGGCTTGGAGTATATTTGTGTGCCTTAGTTACCCACTCTTCCTGGAAGAAAACAATTGCTTCAGCAATGTATGCAGTGATAACCCCCATGTTAAACCCCTTTATTTATGCACTAAGGAATAAGGACATTAAAAATGCCCTTAGGAAACTCATTAGCAGAATATTTTCCTCTAAAAGATGA